One stretch of Gopherus flavomarginatus isolate rGopFla2 chromosome 2, rGopFla2.mat.asm, whole genome shotgun sequence DNA includes these proteins:
- the SNAI2 gene encoding zinc finger protein SNAI2, whose protein sequence is MPRSFLVKKHFNSSKKPNYSKLDTHTVIISPYLYESYPMPIIPQPEILSSVAYNPITVWTTTGLLPSPLPNDLSPLSGYPSSLGRVSPPPPSDTSSKDHSGSESPISDEEERIQSKLSDPHAIEAEKFQCSLCNKTYSTFSGLAKHKQLHCDAQSRKSFSCKYCDKEYVSLGALKMHIRTHTLPCVCKICGKAFSRPWLLQGHIRTHTGEKPFSCPHCNRAFADRSNLRAHLQTHSDVKKYQCKNCSKTFSRMSLLHKHEESGCCVAH, encoded by the exons ATGCCACGATCTTTCCTGGTCAAGAAGCATTTCAATTCATCCAAGAAGCCAAATTACAGTAAACTGGACACTCATACAG TGATCATTTCCCCATACCTGTATGAGAGCTATCCAATGCCTATCATACCACAGCCAGAGATCCTGAGCTCAGTAGCTTACAATCCAATTACTGTGTGGACTACAACTGGGCTGCTACCGTCCCCGTTACCCAATGACCTCTCTCCTCTTTCTGGATACCCCTCATCCTTGGGAAGAGTCagtccacctccaccctctgacacctcgtccaaggatcacagtggctcAGAAAGTCCCATTAGCGATGAAGAAGAGCGAATCCAGTCAAAGCTTTCAGATCCCCATGCAATTGAAGCTGAAAAGTTTCAGTGCAGTTTATGCAACAAGACCTATTCAACTTTCTCTGGGCTGGCCAAACATAAGCAACTGCACTGTGATGCCCAGTCTAGGAAATCGTTCAGCTGCAAGTACTGTGACAAGGAGTATGTAAGCCTGGGAGCCCTTAAGATGCACATCAGAACCCACACACTACCTTGTGTCTGCAAGATCTGTGGCAAGGCTTTCTCTAGACCCTGGTTACTTCAAGGACACATCAGAACTCACACGG gagAGAAGCCTTTTTCATGCCCTCATTGCAACAGAGCATTTGCAGACAGATCGAACCTGAGGGCTCATCTGCAGACCCATTCAGATGTGAAGAAATATCAGTGCAAAAATTGCTCCAAAACTTTCTCCAGAATGTCTCTTCTGCACAAACATGAGGAATCTGGCTGCTGTGTAGCACACTGA